In the genome of Myxococcus stipitatus, one region contains:
- a CDS encoding sugar ABC transporter permease, with product MKKPSWLKMAGIHAGLSVMCMVTLYPVLWVVKMALSPVDGMSLTANPFPDAVTLDHFRAVLWSSDAQGRWVFGRQLLASLIVGGATTGVGLSLAVTAAYALSRFRFPCKEGGMQALLITQMFPATLMLVPIYSILQKLALLDSLTGLVLVYATTSLPFCIWMLKGYFDTLPRELEEAAVMDGASPFQVFIHVVLPLARPALAVTALFSFMTAWNEFVLAATLINDPTRFTLPVALQRYVGEYKVEWGKFAACALVVSAPVMALFFALQKHLVGGLTAGGVKG from the coding sequence ATGAAGAAGCCCTCCTGGCTGAAGATGGCGGGCATCCACGCGGGGCTGAGCGTGATGTGCATGGTGACGCTCTACCCGGTGCTGTGGGTGGTGAAGATGGCGCTGTCGCCCGTGGACGGCATGTCGCTCACGGCCAATCCCTTCCCCGACGCCGTCACGCTCGACCACTTCCGCGCGGTGCTCTGGAGCTCGGATGCGCAGGGGCGCTGGGTGTTCGGGCGGCAGCTGCTGGCGAGCCTCATCGTGGGTGGCGCCACCACGGGGGTGGGCTTGAGCCTCGCGGTGACGGCGGCCTATGCGCTGTCGCGCTTCCGCTTCCCCTGCAAGGAAGGCGGGATGCAGGCGCTGCTCATCACGCAGATGTTCCCGGCGACGCTGATGCTGGTGCCCATCTACAGCATCCTCCAGAAGCTGGCGCTGCTCGACAGCCTCACGGGGCTGGTGCTGGTCTACGCCACCACCTCGCTGCCCTTCTGCATCTGGATGTTGAAGGGCTACTTCGACACGCTGCCGCGCGAGCTGGAGGAAGCGGCGGTGATGGACGGGGCCTCGCCGTTCCAGGTGTTCATCCATGTCGTGCTGCCACTGGCCCGCCCCGCGCTGGCCGTGACTGCGCTGTTCTCCTTCATGACCGCGTGGAACGAGTTCGTGCTCGCCGCCACGCTCATCAACGACCCGACCCGCTTCACCCTGCCCGTCGCCCTCCAGCGGTACGTGGGCGAGTACAAGGTGGAGTGGGGAAAGTTCGCCGCCTGCGCGCTGGTGGTCTCCGCGCCGGTCATGGCGCTGTTCTTCGCTCTCCAGAAACACCTCGTCGGCGGACTGACCGCTGGCGGAGTCAAGGGGTGA
- a CDS encoding sn-glycerol-3-phosphate ABC transporter ATP-binding protein UgpC, with protein MADVILNGIKKSFGANLIVKGVDLHVRQGEFLVMVGPSGCGKTTLLRLIAGLEQVDAGEVRIGETRVNDVPPRDRDVAMVFQSYALYPHMTVRENLAFGLSLRKLPSAEIASRVAEVAGMLELSHLLERKPKALSGGQRQRVAMGRAIVRRPKVFLFDEPLSNLDTALRVQMRGELARLHRRLGATMIYVTHDQVEAMTLATRVAVFNGGVLQQVGPPLELYHRPANRFVAGFLGSPSMNFLEARRDGANLVGKGFTLLCPPDLSPETQRVLVGLRPQDLRVAPLGPLSGTVDAVERLGFDGYAFVTTEAGPVAARFDKGTQVSVGDRATLAPVADALHLFTEDGARALRHPTEQASLEVAS; from the coding sequence TTGGCCGACGTCATCCTGAACGGAATCAAGAAGTCGTTTGGCGCGAACCTCATCGTGAAGGGCGTGGACCTTCATGTGAGGCAAGGCGAGTTCCTCGTCATGGTCGGCCCCTCGGGCTGCGGGAAGACCACCCTCCTGCGACTCATCGCGGGGCTGGAGCAGGTGGACGCGGGCGAGGTGCGCATTGGCGAGACACGCGTCAATGACGTGCCTCCCAGGGACCGCGACGTGGCGATGGTGTTCCAATCCTATGCGCTCTACCCGCACATGACGGTGCGGGAGAACCTGGCGTTTGGCCTGTCGCTGCGGAAGCTCCCCTCGGCGGAGATTGCCTCGCGGGTGGCGGAAGTCGCGGGGATGCTGGAGCTGAGCCACCTCCTGGAGCGCAAGCCCAAGGCCCTGTCGGGCGGGCAACGCCAGCGTGTGGCCATGGGGCGAGCCATCGTCCGGCGTCCGAAGGTGTTCCTCTTCGACGAGCCCCTCTCCAACCTGGACACGGCGCTGCGGGTGCAGATGCGCGGAGAGCTGGCGCGGCTGCACCGCCGGCTGGGCGCGACGATGATCTACGTCACCCACGACCAGGTGGAGGCCATGACGCTGGCCACCCGCGTGGCTGTCTTCAACGGGGGCGTGCTGCAGCAGGTGGGACCGCCGCTGGAGCTCTACCACCGGCCGGCGAACCGGTTCGTCGCGGGTTTCCTGGGCTCGCCCTCGATGAACTTCCTGGAGGCCCGGCGCGACGGGGCGAACCTCGTCGGCAAGGGCTTCACGCTGCTGTGTCCTCCGGACCTCTCGCCAGAGACGCAGCGGGTGCTGGTGGGGTTGCGGCCCCAGGACCTGCGCGTGGCGCCCCTGGGTCCCTTGTCGGGCACGGTGGACGCGGTGGAGCGGCTGGGGTTCGACGGGTATGCCTTCGTCACCACGGAGGCGGGGCCGGTGGCCGCGCGCTTCGACAAGGGCACCCAGGTGTCCGTGGGTGACCGGGCGACGCTGGCCCCCGTGGCGGACGCGCTGCACCTCTTCACCGAGGATGGGGCTCGAGCCCTTCGCCATCCCACGGAGCAAGCGTCGCTGGAGGTGGCGTCTTGA
- a CDS encoding IPT/TIG domain-containing protein has product MSSRCSRFILLVLPLLALACGDSQKGHPPPSPTPPTVREVTPTGGPIAGNTLINVYGSGFEPGAKLYLGNQEALRTVVVNSFRIYGYSPTASTAKVDVRVVNPDSSFGVLVGGFTYEGPPTASISQAEVLNGNTEAISGGPPVGVLVRGAITVAGLTRGVGQGGGVRAQVGFAAADAELLKPESYTWEEATYEGDSDSGEADIYKGNVLLQPAIGGESREWVITLRFSIDGGKTWVMADGDGMANGVAANMLRRVFISRPRVDYCKLGPDGNGANPEVFYRPTDTTRHKVLGQVFAAGITQGAGAGSGVVAQLGIGPEGTDPRESRDWTWVPAVYKAEHGNNDEWEAELPNPGTVGTYKLAFRFSISANAWRVCDADGVNDSTEGPLTFSMTKLGTLTVGNEAPKPPVGWCKIGEDQKAPEAISYQTTQTAGLKTVYAQVNMAGVTDKEGPGPGLSGQLGWGPANEDPRDSPVWNWSTALVFNKDNFTVNDEWKAVLPNPGQNGDFRYAVRFSANGGPVRVCDGNGTDDGGQAFELDQLGQLSVSGTVVVPKVIGYCKMGRSDVNTPETVDYVAGAAANRQVRAQVFVHGVTDSQGAGAGVEGQLGWGPVGENPATSAQWNWSTSATYLDESGNNDQFETTLPHPGAVGSYRFVYRFKVNDGAWMLCDSDGNNGGTLTFDPALMGTVNVVAPQDITIGWCKLGGEAFEAPPSEVYRVGQAPKPLYAQVYMQGVTPGAGAGAGIQGQVGYGPETDAPESASWHWTSTGASFNRASGDNQSNDEWVAPLPNPGTVGRYKFAFRFNVNGGNYRYCDADGLGTDGFTLAQAGGLEVRPVAVDSCQLLGPATLNATPGGTTPVVRGQVLVTTVTDATHGAAGAGVTAEVGHGPADSNPATTSSWVWTAASFVAETDGGAQDAYETALTAPSQEGTYAVAVRFRYQSTGAWAYCDRDGSANGYQTGQASTLSVVEVVPPRVDRCRLGGEVAGPPPRETYALGAQASRVIAVQVHEAGVTPGDGAGADIVAELGVGPAGAGPGDARWEWAPATHGADTGSGQDDEYRATLPNRVTAGLYHFAYRVRLGAGPFVYCDAQGTTEGGDTFDLAQAGTLVVRDYASESCQLMLVDKSTVGSGSAVGVTGRVTAPGFTTNGTDAAELQVQVGLGNADVDASVTPGAFSWKPATYSGPASAEEFTAELRPAYTTSRAVSLRYRTEGTAWTYCDKDGSNPGGDYSQGQQHVLTVENHSGIDYCRLQWPQRLSQLNGGRTMYGLIYEPGVTDTQAPGPHLTAELGHGPKDQDPGVSPAWTWVLGSINNDGGADEFKADLPANASFNNGYLWRYRVGTGPYCFGDWGVEGQPGGSGNGVTLEDLGTVDVAPAP; this is encoded by the coding sequence ATGTCGTCGCGGTGTTCGCGTTTCATCCTTCTCGTCCTGCCGTTGCTCGCGCTGGCCTGTGGTGATTCCCAGAAGGGACATCCGCCACCCTCGCCCACTCCGCCCACCGTTAGGGAGGTCACGCCCACGGGCGGCCCCATCGCCGGGAACACGCTCATCAACGTCTACGGCTCGGGGTTCGAGCCAGGCGCGAAGCTGTACCTGGGCAACCAGGAGGCGCTGCGCACCGTCGTGGTCAACTCCTTCCGCATCTACGGCTACTCGCCCACGGCGAGCACCGCGAAGGTGGACGTCCGGGTGGTGAATCCGGACAGCAGCTTCGGCGTGCTGGTCGGAGGCTTCACCTACGAGGGCCCCCCGACCGCGTCCATCAGCCAGGCCGAGGTCCTCAACGGCAACACGGAGGCCATCAGCGGCGGGCCGCCGGTGGGGGTGCTCGTGCGAGGCGCCATCACCGTCGCGGGCCTGACGCGAGGCGTGGGCCAGGGCGGCGGCGTGCGCGCACAGGTGGGCTTCGCCGCCGCGGACGCGGAGCTGCTCAAGCCGGAGAGCTACACGTGGGAGGAGGCCACGTACGAGGGCGACTCCGACAGCGGCGAGGCGGACATCTACAAGGGCAACGTGCTGTTGCAGCCCGCCATCGGTGGCGAGAGCCGCGAGTGGGTCATCACCCTGCGCTTCTCCATCGACGGCGGGAAGACCTGGGTGATGGCGGATGGCGACGGCATGGCCAACGGCGTGGCGGCGAACATGCTGCGCCGGGTGTTCATCTCCCGGCCCCGCGTGGACTACTGCAAGCTGGGACCGGACGGGAACGGGGCCAACCCGGAGGTGTTCTACCGCCCCACGGACACGACGCGGCACAAGGTGCTGGGGCAGGTCTTCGCTGCGGGCATCACGCAAGGCGCGGGGGCGGGGTCGGGCGTGGTGGCGCAGTTGGGCATCGGGCCGGAGGGGACGGACCCTCGGGAGTCGAGGGACTGGACGTGGGTGCCCGCGGTGTACAAGGCCGAGCACGGCAACAATGACGAGTGGGAAGCGGAGCTGCCCAACCCCGGCACGGTGGGCACGTACAAGCTCGCCTTCCGCTTCAGCATCAGCGCGAACGCGTGGCGCGTCTGCGACGCGGACGGCGTCAATGACAGCACCGAGGGACCGCTGACGTTCAGCATGACGAAGCTGGGCACGCTCACGGTGGGCAACGAGGCGCCGAAGCCGCCCGTGGGCTGGTGCAAGATTGGCGAGGACCAGAAGGCACCCGAGGCCATCAGCTACCAGACGACGCAGACGGCGGGACTGAAGACGGTCTATGCCCAGGTCAACATGGCGGGCGTGACGGACAAGGAGGGCCCGGGGCCTGGGCTGTCCGGACAGCTCGGCTGGGGGCCGGCGAACGAGGACCCTCGCGACTCGCCCGTGTGGAACTGGAGCACGGCGCTCGTCTTCAACAAGGACAACTTCACGGTCAACGACGAGTGGAAGGCCGTGCTCCCCAACCCCGGGCAGAACGGCGATTTCCGCTACGCGGTTCGCTTCAGCGCCAATGGCGGGCCCGTGCGCGTCTGCGATGGGAATGGCACGGACGATGGAGGACAGGCGTTCGAGCTGGACCAGTTGGGCCAGCTGTCCGTGTCCGGCACGGTGGTGGTGCCCAAGGTCATCGGCTACTGCAAGATGGGGCGCTCGGACGTCAACACGCCGGAGACGGTGGACTATGTGGCGGGCGCCGCGGCCAACCGACAGGTCCGCGCGCAAGTGTTCGTGCATGGCGTGACGGACAGCCAGGGTGCTGGCGCGGGCGTGGAGGGACAGCTCGGCTGGGGCCCCGTGGGTGAGAACCCGGCCACGTCGGCGCAGTGGAACTGGTCGACCTCGGCGACGTACCTGGATGAGTCCGGCAACAACGACCAGTTCGAGACGACGCTTCCGCATCCAGGGGCCGTGGGCAGCTACCGCTTCGTGTACCGGTTCAAGGTGAACGACGGCGCGTGGATGCTGTGCGATTCGGATGGGAACAACGGCGGGACGCTGACCTTCGACCCGGCGTTGATGGGCACCGTCAATGTGGTCGCGCCGCAAGACATCACCATCGGCTGGTGCAAGCTCGGCGGTGAGGCCTTCGAGGCCCCGCCGAGCGAGGTGTACCGAGTGGGCCAGGCGCCGAAGCCCCTCTACGCACAGGTCTACATGCAGGGTGTCACGCCGGGCGCGGGCGCGGGCGCGGGGATTCAGGGGCAGGTGGGCTACGGCCCCGAGACCGATGCGCCGGAGTCAGCGAGCTGGCACTGGACCTCCACGGGCGCGAGCTTCAATCGGGCGTCTGGCGACAACCAGAGCAATGACGAGTGGGTGGCGCCGCTTCCCAATCCGGGCACCGTGGGGCGCTACAAGTTCGCGTTCCGCTTCAACGTGAATGGGGGGAACTACCGGTACTGCGACGCGGATGGACTGGGCACCGACGGCTTCACGCTGGCGCAGGCGGGTGGGCTGGAGGTGAGGCCCGTCGCGGTGGACTCGTGCCAGCTCCTGGGGCCCGCGACGCTCAACGCGACACCCGGTGGCACCACGCCGGTGGTGCGCGGACAGGTGCTGGTGACAACGGTGACGGATGCGACCCACGGGGCAGCGGGCGCTGGCGTCACGGCCGAGGTGGGGCATGGACCCGCGGACTCGAATCCGGCGACCACATCAAGCTGGGTCTGGACGGCCGCCAGCTTCGTGGCGGAGACCGATGGCGGCGCGCAGGATGCCTACGAAACGGCGCTGACGGCTCCGTCGCAGGAGGGGACGTACGCGGTGGCCGTTCGCTTCCGGTATCAGTCGACGGGCGCGTGGGCGTACTGCGACCGGGATGGAAGCGCCAATGGGTACCAGACGGGGCAAGCCTCCACGTTGTCAGTGGTGGAAGTCGTCCCTCCTCGAGTGGACAGGTGCCGGCTCGGAGGAGAGGTCGCGGGTCCACCGCCGCGTGAGACGTATGCGCTGGGGGCCCAGGCTTCGCGGGTCATCGCGGTCCAGGTCCACGAAGCGGGAGTGACACCGGGCGACGGCGCCGGAGCGGACATCGTCGCCGAGCTGGGTGTCGGACCGGCCGGGGCGGGTCCCGGGGACGCGCGCTGGGAGTGGGCCCCCGCGACTCATGGCGCGGACACGGGCTCGGGCCAGGATGACGAGTATCGAGCCACGCTCCCCAACCGGGTGACGGCGGGGCTCTACCACTTCGCCTATCGCGTGAGGTTGGGAGCGGGTCCCTTCGTGTACTGCGACGCGCAGGGGACGACCGAGGGAGGGGACACCTTCGACCTCGCCCAGGCAGGAACCCTGGTGGTGCGGGACTACGCCTCGGAGTCCTGTCAGCTCATGCTCGTCGACAAGAGTACCGTGGGGAGTGGAAGCGCAGTGGGGGTGACAGGCCGGGTGACTGCCCCCGGATTCACCACGAACGGGACGGACGCCGCCGAGCTTCAAGTCCAGGTCGGCCTGGGCAATGCGGATGTGGATGCCTCGGTGACGCCCGGGGCCTTCAGTTGGAAGCCCGCGACATACTCCGGGCCCGCGAGCGCGGAGGAGTTCACCGCGGAGTTGAGGCCGGCCTACACCACGAGTCGCGCCGTGAGCCTTCGCTACAGGACCGAGGGGACGGCCTGGACGTACTGCGACAAGGACGGGAGCAACCCTGGGGGCGACTACTCCCAGGGACAGCAGCACGTGCTGACCGTCGAGAACCACTCCGGCATCGACTACTGCCGGCTCCAGTGGCCGCAGCGGCTGAGCCAGCTGAACGGAGGCCGGACGATGTACGGCCTTATCTACGAGCCTGGGGTGACGGACACCCAGGCCCCAGGCCCCCACCTCACGGCGGAGCTTGGCCATGGTCCCAAGGACCAGGACCCCGGGGTGAGCCCGGCGTGGACCTGGGTCCTCGGCAGCATCAACAACGACGGCGGCGCGGATGAGTTCAAGGCCGACCTGCCCGCCAACGCTTCCTTCAACAACGGGTACCTGTGGAGGTACCGGGTCGGCACGGGGCCCTACTGCTTCGGGGACTGGGGGGTGGAAGGGCAGCCGGGAGGATCCGGCAACGGAGTGACCCTGGAGGATCTGGGCACAGTGGACGTAGCCCCTGCTCCCTAG
- a CDS encoding extracellular solute-binding protein — protein MKRWAALLLLAVAWSAHAADAPAPLKLWHAYRGGEETALLQATARFTETTGVKVDLLGLPYDAYAHKLTNAIPHGAGPDVFIFNHERLRNFHSQNLVAATAKDFVRADYFANTVEALEVDGTVYGYPLSLKSLALYVNTDLVPRPPASTQELLAMLPSLSNAAEGRFGLVYESGDFYFHAPFLFGFDGPLFDAMGRASFDTPGMARSLAFVKRLQDERWMPQEVSGALVKTLFNDGRAAMLISGPWFAGEIAPSVRYRVVALPTVSETGTPMKPFLGVEAAFVSARSEQSARAHALARFLSVGEASRVRTTVGRQIPADVAAYETQEVKEDTLISSFREAARDATPMPNTLEMARVWEPMKLALRAVLQGGVKPEDAGALADRRYRALHRERPSDANPVPWLGFMGAMALGGTAYVLMRPAGARSLRQRYPDLTRAATYVAPAAAGVLVLVFIPFVVGLSLSLFHHDAGQYTFVGLANFVDILASRGYSISEPLSFYFTLAVTLLWAVVNVVLHVCIGLGLALLLRDPLLKLRGMYRVLLIIPWAVPNYITALMWKGMFHRQFGAINGLLALLGLEPVSWFTRFSTAFAANVATNTWLGFPFMMVVALGALQSIPQELYEAAEVDGASRWTQFRRITLPLLKPAMLPAVVLGSVWTFNMFNIIYLVSGGEPGGGTDILVSEAFRWAFQRNEQYGFAAAYSVLIFLVLLGWSAFTKRLLRSEESA, from the coding sequence TTGAAGAGGTGGGCCGCCCTGCTGCTGCTGGCGGTGGCGTGGAGTGCCCATGCGGCGGACGCGCCCGCGCCGCTCAAGCTGTGGCATGCCTACCGAGGCGGCGAGGAGACCGCGCTCCTCCAGGCGACCGCGCGCTTCACCGAGACGACCGGCGTGAAGGTGGACCTGCTGGGCCTGCCGTATGACGCCTACGCGCACAAGCTGACCAACGCGATTCCGCACGGCGCGGGTCCGGATGTCTTCATCTTCAACCACGAGCGGCTGCGCAACTTCCACTCGCAGAACCTGGTCGCCGCCACCGCGAAGGACTTCGTCCGGGCGGACTACTTCGCGAACACGGTGGAGGCGCTGGAGGTGGATGGCACGGTGTATGGCTATCCGCTCTCGCTCAAGTCGCTCGCGCTCTACGTCAACACGGACCTGGTGCCGCGTCCGCCTGCCTCGACGCAGGAGCTGTTGGCGATGTTGCCCTCGCTGTCCAACGCGGCCGAGGGCCGGTTCGGGCTCGTGTACGAGAGCGGGGACTTCTACTTCCACGCCCCCTTCCTCTTCGGCTTCGACGGGCCTCTCTTCGATGCCATGGGCCGGGCCAGCTTCGACACGCCGGGGATGGCTCGCTCGCTGGCCTTCGTGAAGCGGCTCCAGGACGAGCGGTGGATGCCGCAGGAGGTGTCCGGGGCGCTGGTGAAGACGCTCTTCAACGACGGCCGCGCGGCCATGCTCATCAGCGGCCCGTGGTTCGCGGGTGAGATTGCGCCCTCCGTGCGCTACCGCGTGGTGGCGCTGCCCACGGTGAGCGAGACGGGCACACCCATGAAGCCGTTCCTGGGCGTGGAGGCGGCCTTCGTCTCGGCGCGCTCGGAGCAGTCCGCGCGGGCGCATGCGCTGGCGCGCTTCCTGTCCGTGGGCGAGGCGTCGCGGGTGCGCACCACGGTGGGCCGACAGATTCCCGCGGACGTGGCGGCGTACGAGACGCAGGAGGTGAAGGAGGACACGCTCATCTCCTCCTTCCGCGAGGCGGCGCGCGACGCGACGCCCATGCCCAACACGCTGGAGATGGCGCGCGTGTGGGAGCCCATGAAGCTGGCCTTGCGCGCCGTGCTCCAGGGCGGCGTGAAGCCCGAGGACGCAGGCGCCCTGGCGGACCGCCGCTATCGCGCGCTGCACCGGGAGCGCCCCTCCGACGCGAATCCCGTTCCGTGGCTGGGGTTCATGGGAGCCATGGCGCTGGGCGGCACGGCGTATGTGCTGATGCGACCCGCGGGAGCGCGGTCCCTGCGCCAGCGCTATCCCGACCTGACTCGAGCGGCGACCTACGTGGCGCCAGCGGCCGCGGGCGTGCTGGTGCTGGTGTTCATCCCGTTCGTCGTGGGCCTGAGCCTGTCGCTGTTCCACCACGACGCGGGGCAGTACACCTTCGTGGGGCTGGCCAACTTCGTCGACATCCTGGCGAGCCGGGGCTACAGCATCAGCGAGCCGCTCTCGTTCTACTTCACGCTGGCGGTGACGCTCCTCTGGGCGGTGGTGAACGTGGTGCTCCACGTGTGCATCGGCCTGGGGCTGGCGCTGCTCTTGAGGGACCCGCTGCTGAAGCTGCGCGGCATGTACCGCGTGCTGCTCATCATCCCGTGGGCGGTGCCCAACTACATCACCGCGCTGATGTGGAAGGGCATGTTCCACCGGCAGTTCGGCGCCATCAACGGCCTGCTCGCGCTGCTGGGGCTGGAGCCGGTGAGCTGGTTCACCCGCTTCTCCACCGCCTTCGCGGCCAACGTGGCCACCAACACGTGGCTGGGCTTCCCCTTCATGATGGTGGTGGCGCTCGGGGCGCTGCAGTCCATTCCGCAGGAGCTCTACGAGGCGGCGGAGGTGGACGGTGCCAGTCGTTGGACGCAGTTCCGGCGCATCACCCTGCCCCTCCTGAAGCCCGCCATGCTGCCCGCGGTGGTGCTGGGCAGCGTGTGGACGTTCAACATGTTCAACATCATCTACCTCGTGTCGGGCGGAGAGCCGGGCGGCGGCACGGACATCCTGGTGTCCGAGGCGTTCCGCTGGGCCTTCCAGCGCAACGAGCAATACGGCTTCGCGGCGGCGTACTCGGTCCTCATCTTCCTGGTGCTGCTGGGATGGTCCGCCTTCACCAAGCGACTGCTGCGCTCCGAGGAGTCCGCGTGA